DNA from Streptomyces luteogriseus:
GCCCTGCCCAAACTGATCGGGCACGCGTCGGCCGCCGAGTCGTTCGAGCGGCTCGGCTGGGGCAGCGCCGGGATGTACACCATCGGCGCGCTCGAACTGGCCGGGGCGATCGCCCTGTTGATCCCGGTGCTCCAGTCGGTGGCGGCGATGGCACTGAGCGCGTTGATGGTGGGGGCGTTCGTCGTGCAGATAACCGTCTTCGACGGGCAGTACGCGGCGACGCCGCTGATCCTCATCGTGCCGCTCGTCCTCATCGCGTGGGCGCGGCGGGGCCGCAACGCGGATCTGCTCCGGCTGCTGCGGGGACGGGCGTGACCGGGTGCGACAGGGATGCGGCCGGGGCGCTTTCGGCTCCGGCGGCGTCCGGGGAGGGTCGAGGAGCCGCCCCGGACCCCGGTCGGCGGGGTGATGAGGGCTCCTCGCCCCGCTCACGGCCTCGGTTCGCCCGGGACGCTGCCGAATCCCTTGCCGGGAACAGGGCCGGGGCCGGACACGCTGCCCGGCCCGGTCACCCCACGCAGGCGTTCCATCTCGCGGCGGTCGCGCTTCGTCGGGCGGCCCGCGCCGCGGTCCCGGATGCCGGCGGGGGCGACGGCCTCGCGGGGCGGGGGCGGCGGAGAGTTGTCGATATAGCACTGGGCGGCCACGGGAGGCCCGACCCGCTTGCGGATGAGCCGCGTGACGACGACGACCCGCTCTCGGCCCTCGTGCCGCAGACGCACCTCGTCACCGACGCGGACGCCGTGCGCGGGCTTCACGCGCTCGCCGTTGACACGCACGTGGCCGCCCCGGCAGGCGGTGGCGCCCATGGAGCGGGTCTTGACGAGGCGCACGGACCAGATCCAGCTGTCTACGCGCACCGTCGTGGCGCCCTGCGGACCCGCGGCCTCGGCAGCGGCGATCGCGGCGGCGACCTTCGGATCCGGGGACTTCGCATCCCCGTTCCCGGAGCCGCCCGTGCCCTCGGGGGACTCGGGTGCCGCGTCTTCGGTCCCGTCCGCCCCCTCGTACTGCGCACCTTGAGAAGCCATGTCCCCGACCTTAGTCCTCCGCGTCATCCCGCCGGGCGGGATATCCCGGCCCAGCGGCAACTCCCCAAAACTTATTTTGCAAAAACTCTTTTGCCAAGTGCCCTGGGCGGCCTAACCTCCCGGCATGGACAGCGACGAGCACCAGCGCGTACTCGATCCCGAGCACGACACCGCCGCTCTGAAGGCCCTCACGCACCCTTTGCGTATCCAGCTGCTCGGGCTGCTGCGGCAGGACGGGCCCGCCACGGCGAGTGAACTGGCCGCGCGGACGGGGGAGTCGTCGGCGTCGGCCAGCTATCACCTGCGGGTGCTGGCGAAGTACGCGTTCATCGCCGAGGCCGAGCACCGCGACGGGCGGGAGCGGCGCTGGCGGGCGCTGCACACCGTCACGTCCTGGAGCAACGAGACGATGGAGTCCACCGCGGCGGGCCGGGCCTTCGTCAGCCTGGCGCGACGACGGCAGATCGACCACCTGGAGAGGTCCCTGGCCCGGCACGAGGCGGACATGGCCGCCGGGCGGCTCGGCGAGGAGTGGGTGGAGGCGTCGGGCATCAGTGACCTCATGCCCCGGCTGACGGCCGAGTCGCTCAGCGAGCTCTTCGGCACCGTCGCGGCGAAGCTGGAGGAGCTGACCGCCCGGGACGCGGACGATCCACGCGCCGAACGTGTCGTGGTCCTCGCCGCCGGGCTGCCGCTCGCCCCGCACGAACCCGCCGGCCCT
Protein-coding regions in this window:
- a CDS encoding DoxX family protein — encoded protein: MSETTPTVAADPTPAGVVIAESATARGRRARIALRTLQVLIALFYAVPSALPKLIGHASAAESFERLGWGSAGMYTIGALELAGAIALLIPVLQSVAAMALSALMVGAFVVQITVFDGQYAATPLILIVPLVLIAWARRGRNADLLRLLRGRA
- a CDS encoding RNA-binding S4 domain-containing protein, yielding MASQGAQYEGADGTEDAAPESPEGTGGSGNGDAKSPDPKVAAAIAAAEAAGPQGATTVRVDSWIWSVRLVKTRSMGATACRGGHVRVNGERVKPAHGVRVGDEVRLRHEGRERVVVVTRLIRKRVGPPVAAQCYIDNSPPPPPREAVAPAGIRDRGAGRPTKRDRREMERLRGVTGPGSVSGPGPVPGKGFGSVPGEPRP